Proteins encoded together in one Calditrichota bacterium window:
- the infB gene encoding translation initiation factor IF-2 produces MSAAKQKKIYQVAKELNVASPAIVEFLEDRGFEVSKSPKHMSPMTDEMYDEVVKKFDPSRWQEIHSAEQLTEPENLRAESERARTDQLEELLSTAAEQEIDSASTLIKQVEAEEAKREEERKTEEEKEREKAEAEARAKAEEDERQKREAEERAAERSKKEKEEIAKRRKEIEAQRAADAARKQARADAAKARSEAKTAKGEKKPAAGRPATPGTRVPRPDAGATAQPATQEGSSDQRKRRAPTKADIERIEKQKRLIAAQKQEKAKRTPAVDESRSRRKVKTKRKEVNQAEVEASIRQTLASMDSGKRRAKRRDKITGELVETQDNILQLTEFVSTQELANLMDVEVAEVIKKFFLMGKLVTINQRLERDLIELMADEFGFRVEFVSDEEEVEQDLKDEEDAPEDLVPRPPVVTVMGHVDHGKTSLLDYLRKTSVISEEHGGITQHIGAYEVVHKGRTISFLDTPGHEAFTAMRARGAQVTDLVILVISADDQVRPQTLEALSHAQSADVPVVVAINKIDRPNADPEKIRKQLAEHNVLVEQWGGKVQSAEISAKFGQGIDALLEEVLLAADILELKGNPQRRARSTVIETRIDKGRGVVATIVITNGTLHVGDYFVAGQQWGKVRTLLDENNKQIDNVGPGRPAQVVGFSGAPQAGDALVAFDSEREVKDIAMRRQLLQREQTFRQIKMLSLDQISQRIREGELRELPLIIKGDADGSVEAICDQLQRLGTKEVAVKIVHRGVGAISESDVLLAAATGSIILGFHVHPNLKAREFAMRESVDIRVYRIIYEMENDIREALEGMLRPDKKEEVVGLIEVRQTFRVPSAGTIAGCFVVSGIIKRQSQIRLLRDGKQIWSGTVGSLKRFKNDVSEVKSGYECGILLHNMNDVKEGDSIEVIQITEIKRTLEQSVA; encoded by the coding sequence TTGAGCGCTGCAAAGCAAAAGAAAATCTATCAAGTTGCCAAAGAGCTGAACGTCGCCAGTCCGGCGATCGTTGAGTTCTTGGAGGATCGCGGCTTTGAAGTTTCCAAGTCGCCAAAACATATGTCTCCAATGACCGACGAGATGTATGATGAGGTGGTGAAGAAATTCGATCCGTCGCGTTGGCAGGAAATACACTCTGCCGAGCAATTGACAGAGCCTGAAAATCTCCGCGCAGAGTCCGAGCGCGCCAGAACGGATCAGCTTGAAGAGTTGCTTAGCACCGCCGCAGAGCAAGAAATCGACTCTGCGTCCACGCTGATCAAGCAAGTCGAAGCCGAAGAAGCGAAGCGCGAAGAAGAGCGCAAGACGGAAGAAGAGAAAGAACGGGAAAAAGCCGAAGCAGAAGCACGCGCCAAAGCCGAGGAAGACGAACGTCAGAAGCGCGAAGCGGAAGAGCGTGCCGCGGAACGGTCGAAGAAAGAAAAAGAAGAGATCGCGAAGCGCCGCAAGGAGATCGAAGCTCAGCGAGCCGCAGACGCTGCGCGCAAGCAAGCCAGAGCGGACGCCGCGAAAGCTCGTTCGGAAGCCAAGACCGCGAAGGGCGAAAAGAAGCCTGCCGCAGGCAGACCCGCTACTCCGGGGACTCGTGTTCCACGACCTGATGCAGGTGCGACCGCTCAGCCCGCTACTCAAGAGGGCTCGAGCGATCAGCGCAAGCGCCGCGCTCCGACCAAAGCTGATATTGAGCGCATCGAGAAGCAAAAGCGTCTGATCGCCGCTCAGAAGCAGGAGAAAGCGAAACGCACTCCGGCCGTTGACGAAAGTCGATCCCGACGCAAAGTCAAGACCAAACGCAAAGAAGTCAATCAGGCTGAGGTCGAAGCCTCGATTCGTCAGACGCTCGCGTCGATGGATTCCGGAAAGCGCCGCGCGAAACGCCGAGACAAAATTACAGGCGAGTTGGTCGAGACGCAGGATAACATTTTGCAGCTTACCGAGTTCGTTTCGACGCAGGAACTCGCAAATCTGATGGACGTCGAGGTTGCTGAAGTCATCAAGAAATTCTTCTTGATGGGCAAACTGGTCACAATCAATCAGAGACTTGAACGAGATTTGATCGAATTGATGGCGGATGAATTCGGATTCCGCGTCGAGTTCGTATCTGACGAAGAAGAAGTCGAGCAGGATCTGAAGGACGAAGAAGATGCTCCGGAAGATCTTGTACCGAGACCGCCGGTCGTGACCGTCATGGGACACGTCGACCACGGTAAGACGTCGCTGCTCGACTACTTGCGCAAGACTTCTGTTATCTCGGAAGAGCATGGCGGGATTACGCAGCATATCGGCGCCTACGAAGTTGTTCACAAAGGCCGCACGATCAGTTTCCTCGATACGCCCGGTCACGAAGCGTTTACGGCCATGCGCGCCCGCGGTGCGCAGGTTACCGACCTTGTGATTTTGGTGATTTCGGCTGACGACCAAGTACGCCCGCAAACACTGGAAGCTTTGAGCCATGCGCAGTCGGCTGACGTGCCGGTTGTCGTGGCAATCAACAAGATCGACCGGCCCAACGCGGATCCTGAGAAGATTCGAAAGCAGCTCGCCGAACACAATGTGTTGGTCGAGCAATGGGGCGGCAAGGTTCAATCGGCGGAGATATCCGCGAAATTCGGTCAGGGAATCGACGCTTTGCTGGAAGAAGTGTTGTTAGCCGCGGATATTCTTGAACTCAAGGGTAATCCACAGCGACGCGCGCGTTCGACCGTCATCGAAACGCGTATCGACAAGGGCCGCGGCGTCGTAGCCACGATTGTGATTACGAACGGCACGCTTCACGTCGGCGATTATTTTGTCGCCGGCCAACAGTGGGGCAAGGTGCGTACGCTGCTGGATGAGAACAACAAACAAATCGACAACGTGGGACCGGGACGTCCGGCGCAGGTCGTCGGGTTCTCCGGCGCACCGCAAGCAGGTGACGCGCTTGTCGCATTTGACAGCGAACGCGAGGTAAAAGACATTGCGATGCGCCGTCAGCTTTTGCAGCGCGAGCAGACTTTCCGCCAAATCAAGATGCTCAGTTTGGATCAGATTTCCCAGCGAATCCGCGAAGGCGAATTGCGCGAACTGCCTTTGATTATCAAGGGCGACGCAGACGGTTCAGTGGAAGCGATTTGCGATCAGCTGCAGCGACTGGGCACGAAAGAAGTTGCCGTTAAGATCGTCCATCGCGGAGTCGGCGCGATCAGCGAAAGCGACGTGCTGCTTGCCGCGGCCACGGGTTCGATTATTCTCGGATTTCACGTGCACCCGAATCTCAAGGCACGCGAGTTCGCGATGCGCGAGAGCGTAGATATCCGGGTCTACCGCATTATTTACGAAATGGAAAACGACATCCGCGAAGCTCTGGAAGGCATGCTCAGGCCGGACAAAAAGGAAGAAGTTGTCGGACTTATCGAAGTTCGTCAGACGTTCCGAGTGCCGTCGGCGGGAACGATTGCCGGCTGCTTCGTCGTTTCGGGAATAATCAAGCGACAGAGCCAGATTCGGTTGCTGCGTGACGGAAAACAGATTTGGTCCGGTACCGTCGGTTCGCTTAAGCGTTTCAAGAACGACGTTAGCGAGGTGAAGTCGGGCTATGAATGCGGAATCCTGCTGCACAACATGAACGACGTGAAAGAAGGCGACTCGATTGAAGTGATCCAAATCACCGAAATCAAGCGCACGCTCGAACAGTCGGTGGCATGA
- the nusA gene encoding transcription termination factor NusA — MNSPIVEAIGQILQDKSIDRDAFREIIEGVFHAMIKKKYGNAENFDVIFNIDKGDIEIFCEKEIVDDDDLTDPVMQMPLSRALKIDDDLDIGDTYAELVDINEFGRRLVMTARQNLTQKIREIEKENIYSEFSERLGEIVTGEIHQINRKELRIHLDRYEALMPKSEQVYNEKYVRGKSVRGIIKEVRRTTKDPEVIVSRAAPGFVTRLFELEVPEIFDNIIEIMGVAREAGDRTKIAVRSHDKRIDPVGACVGMKGIRIQAVVRELGGEKIDIIHWSADPEIYVKRAMSPATPLLVVYDQESNSATVVVPDDQIQFAIGKRGQNLRLASELTGIPIEPIKESEYLAPEPLQISEVNELDEETKNRLIEAGFETADDVLDAGDLKVMEATQFELGRVREIMEILNTYFVTEEESTGSTEGDEAGNSETQREPETKIEG; from the coding sequence ATGAATTCCCCGATTGTAGAAGCTATCGGCCAAATTCTTCAAGACAAGAGCATTGACCGCGACGCATTTCGCGAGATCATCGAGGGAGTATTCCATGCGATGATCAAGAAGAAATACGGCAATGCCGAGAATTTCGACGTAATTTTCAATATCGACAAGGGCGATATAGAAATCTTCTGCGAGAAAGAGATTGTTGATGACGACGATCTGACAGATCCGGTCATGCAGATGCCGCTGTCGCGCGCGCTCAAGATCGACGACGACCTTGACATCGGCGATACGTACGCGGAACTCGTGGACATCAACGAATTCGGCAGACGACTGGTGATGACCGCGCGCCAGAATTTGACTCAAAAGATTCGAGAGATAGAGAAAGAGAATATCTACAGCGAATTTTCGGAAAGACTGGGCGAAATTGTAACTGGAGAGATTCACCAGATCAACCGCAAAGAGCTGCGCATTCATCTGGACCGCTATGAGGCTCTGATGCCCAAGTCGGAGCAAGTGTACAATGAGAAGTACGTGCGCGGTAAATCCGTGCGCGGCATCATCAAAGAAGTTCGCCGGACGACGAAAGACCCCGAAGTCATCGTTTCGCGAGCCGCGCCGGGTTTCGTCACGAGACTGTTTGAACTTGAAGTCCCGGAAATTTTCGACAACATCATCGAGATCATGGGCGTTGCCCGGGAAGCGGGCGACCGCACGAAGATCGCGGTGCGCAGTCATGACAAAAGAATCGATCCGGTTGGCGCATGTGTCGGTATGAAAGGAATTCGAATTCAGGCAGTCGTGCGTGAGCTTGGCGGAGAAAAGATCGACATCATTCACTGGAGTGCCGATCCTGAAATTTACGTCAAGCGCGCTATGTCTCCCGCGACGCCGTTGCTGGTCGTTTATGATCAGGAATCAAACAGTGCGACCGTGGTGGTGCCGGATGACCAGATTCAATTTGCGATCGGAAAGCGCGGCCAAAATCTCAGACTCGCGTCGGAGTTGACGGGTATTCCCATCGAGCCCATTAAGGAATCCGAGTATCTTGCTCCGGAACCGCTGCAGATTTCCGAAGTCAACGAATTGGACGAAGAGACGAAGAACCGGCTGATCGAGGCTGGATTTGAAACCGCGGACGACGTGCTTGACGCGGGAGACCTGAAGGTCATGGAGGCGACTCAGTTCGAGCTGGGACGCGTGCGCGAAATTATGGAGATTCTCAATACGTATTTCGTCACCGAAGAAGAGTCAACGGGCTCAACAGAAGGCGACGAAGCCGGAAATAGTGAGACTCAACGAGAGCCCGAGACGAAAATCGAAGGGTAA
- a CDS encoding tetratricopeptide repeat protein, whose product MAKSAAHRGGRLTKEELKHDTFVETAAKVESYYESHKQNVWYAVAAAVIVIVGVMGLTRWMGSSAKAESFELMKAKTSYGQHNLGDAQAKFQTVQNDFGGTAAAEAQYYISRIKFDQGDYTGAASGFEACVTNYSPDQETLEASFAGWAAALEASGKDAEAAAKYEETANKFPQSAFAPEALTQASRLYLKLNQNDKALAAVDKIVQKYPESQAYNKARTQVDQLR is encoded by the coding sequence ATGGCTAAATCAGCAGCCCACCGAGGCGGACGCCTCACGAAAGAAGAGCTAAAGCACGATACCTTCGTTGAAACCGCAGCCAAGGTTGAGAGCTATTATGAATCCCATAAGCAGAATGTCTGGTATGCGGTCGCGGCGGCCGTGATCGTGATTGTGGGAGTCATGGGACTGACCCGCTGGATGGGCAGCAGTGCAAAAGCGGAGAGCTTTGAGCTGATGAAGGCCAAGACGTCCTATGGTCAGCACAATTTGGGCGACGCACAAGCGAAGTTCCAGACGGTGCAAAACGACTTTGGCGGAACGGCAGCGGCCGAGGCACAGTACTATATTTCGCGGATCAAGTTTGACCAAGGCGACTATACTGGTGCAGCTTCGGGCTTTGAGGCCTGTGTGACGAACTACTCGCCTGACCAAGAAACATTGGAAGCCTCATTTGCCGGATGGGCGGCTGCGTTGGAGGCTTCCGGCAAGGATGCAGAAGCTGCGGCGAAGTATGAAGAAACGGCAAATAAGTTTCCGCAGTCGGCATTTGCTCCAGAGGCCCTAACTCAGGCTTCTCGGTTGTATCTTAAATTAAATCAGAATGATAAGGCTTTGGCCGCTGTGGACAAGATTGTCCAGAAATATCCCGAATCGCAGGCCTACAACAAGGCCCGGACTCAGGTGGATCAGCTTCGTTAA
- a CDS encoding FAD-binding protein: protein MDSSALEALRNALGDNELLLPGDLNFEAYGSDETEDLYFAPEVVVRAKSVESVIATMKVADRFSVPVVTRGGGTGLSGGALPVYGGIVLSTERLNRILEIDRDNFFVKSEPGVITQVLQEEVEKTGLFYPVDPASRGSCTIGGNVAEGAGGPRALKYGTTKDYVFGVDVVLANGELVQYGGKRLKDVTGLNMVQLFVGSEGILGVVVGITLKLLPLPTHRRTLMAPFPTLESAAAAVPAIMLRGVVPCALEFMEQACLKAIEDRRGEKVPHSEAAACLLIEVDSVHEEMLDREMEIIGEALLECGATDVDVAEGPAQQLKLWEIRRAAGEAVKGISPYKEEDTVVPRSKLPQLVKGVHEICDRHGVRMICYGHAGDGNIHVNLLRERTEQSEWDKRTALAIPEIFELTVSLGGTISGEHGIGYVQKSYLRQGLSGAAIESMRQVKQALDPKGILNPGKVFPDLAN, encoded by the coding sequence ATGGACAGTAGTGCGCTTGAGGCTCTTCGGAATGCTCTTGGCGACAATGAATTGTTGTTGCCGGGAGACTTGAATTTCGAGGCATACGGCAGCGACGAGACGGAAGATTTGTATTTCGCGCCGGAGGTTGTTGTCCGAGCTAAGTCGGTCGAGAGCGTGATTGCGACGATGAAAGTCGCCGATCGATTCTCAGTGCCCGTCGTGACCAGAGGAGGTGGGACGGGACTTTCGGGTGGGGCGCTTCCCGTTTATGGGGGGATTGTACTTTCGACCGAGCGGTTAAACCGCATTCTCGAAATTGATCGAGATAACTTTTTCGTAAAGTCGGAACCGGGAGTGATTACTCAGGTTCTGCAGGAAGAAGTTGAAAAGACGGGGTTATTCTATCCGGTTGATCCGGCGAGCCGCGGGTCGTGCACGATCGGAGGAAACGTCGCGGAAGGAGCGGGAGGTCCGCGCGCGCTGAAATACGGAACGACGAAAGACTACGTGTTCGGCGTCGACGTTGTGCTGGCGAACGGCGAACTTGTTCAGTACGGCGGAAAGCGGCTGAAAGACGTCACCGGATTGAACATGGTTCAGCTCTTTGTGGGAAGTGAGGGCATTCTCGGTGTCGTGGTGGGGATTACGCTCAAGCTGTTGCCTTTGCCGACACACCGGCGGACGTTGATGGCTCCGTTTCCGACTTTGGAGAGCGCGGCTGCCGCTGTTCCGGCGATCATGCTGCGCGGAGTGGTTCCATGCGCGCTTGAGTTTATGGAACAGGCATGTCTCAAAGCGATTGAAGACCGACGAGGAGAGAAGGTACCGCATTCTGAAGCCGCCGCGTGTTTGTTGATTGAAGTGGACAGTGTGCATGAAGAAATGCTCGACCGGGAGATGGAGATCATTGGTGAAGCACTGCTTGAATGCGGAGCGACGGATGTTGACGTGGCGGAAGGCCCAGCTCAGCAGTTGAAGCTATGGGAGATTCGACGGGCGGCAGGCGAAGCGGTGAAAGGGATTTCGCCGTACAAGGAAGAAGATACAGTTGTGCCACGCTCGAAATTACCGCAACTTGTCAAAGGCGTTCACGAGATTTGTGACCGTCACGGAGTACGGATGATTTGTTATGGTCATGCCGGCGACGGGAACATTCACGTGAATCTGCTTCGTGAAAGGACGGAGCAGAGTGAGTGGGACAAGCGAACAGCGCTTGCGATTCCGGAGATTTTTGAACTGACAGTTTCGCTGGGAGGGACGATCAGCGGTGAGCACGGGATTGGCTACGTGCAAAAGAGCTACTTGAGACAGGGGCTGTCGGGTGCGGCGATTGAGAGTATGCGACAAGTGAAGCAGGCTCTTGATCCCAAGGGGATATTGAATCCGGGAAAAGTGTTTCCAGATTTGGCCAATTGA
- a CDS encoding acylphosphatase → MSEEFVRYKVVVVGTVQGVGFRYFVFERAHSLGITGWVRNLRDGRVEAEIEGDQDSVNQLLDSMREGPTFSHVEKVTTFPLGTGKQFSDFRVAADGQ, encoded by the coding sequence ATGAGCGAAGAGTTCGTCAGATACAAAGTTGTCGTGGTTGGCACCGTTCAAGGCGTCGGTTTTCGATATTTTGTGTTCGAACGGGCACATTCGCTCGGAATTACAGGTTGGGTACGAAATCTGCGTGACGGCAGAGTGGAAGCGGAAATCGAAGGGGATCAAGATTCCGTGAACCAGTTGCTCGACTCTATGCGCGAAGGGCCGACGTTTTCGCATGTTGAAAAGGTGACGACTTTTCCATTGGGTACGGGCAAACAATTTTCAGATTTTAGAGTGGCGGCAGATGGACAGTAG
- the asnS gene encoding asparagine--tRNA ligase, with protein MATPTAPHVYLEDIGKYDGQDVLLKGWLYNKRSSGKIRFVMLRDGTGLIQCVGSISDIGDEGFAAVDSLSQESSLMVVGTVKAEPRAPGGFELILKQVIPVTAAMGEFPISPKEHGTAFLMDNRHLWLRSKRQVAIMRIRHAIVKAIRDFFDGRGFTLFDPPIFTNAACEGTSTLFETDYFGEKAYLSQSGQLYGECGAMALGKIYTFGPTFRAEKSKTRRHLTEFWMIEPEVAYMDMWGAAELAEDMLCFIVQRVLETRMEELKVIEREIAVLEKIQKPFPRLSYTDAIDVLKKGGHDIEWGGDIGGDEETTISNEHDRPTILYHFPADLKAFYMKRDATNPKLALGFDVLAPEGKGEIVGGGQREDDYDELVKRIHEHGLNVEDFEWFLDLRKYGSVPHAGFGLGLERTVAWVCALPHVRETIPFPRMISRLKP; from the coding sequence ATGGCGACACCTACTGCGCCGCATGTTTATTTGGAAGATATCGGGAAGTACGACGGACAAGATGTTTTGCTCAAGGGCTGGCTCTATAACAAGCGCTCGTCGGGTAAGATTCGATTTGTCATGCTCCGCGACGGTACGGGGTTGATACAATGCGTGGGTTCCATTAGTGATATCGGCGACGAGGGATTTGCCGCGGTTGATTCGCTGTCTCAGGAATCATCTTTGATGGTTGTAGGCACGGTGAAAGCGGAGCCGCGTGCGCCGGGTGGTTTTGAATTGATCTTGAAGCAAGTGATTCCCGTCACTGCGGCGATGGGGGAGTTTCCGATTTCGCCGAAAGAACATGGCACGGCTTTTCTGATGGACAACCGTCACTTGTGGCTGCGCAGCAAGCGGCAGGTGGCAATTATGCGCATTCGCCACGCGATCGTAAAGGCGATTCGAGATTTCTTTGACGGGCGTGGATTCACGTTGTTCGATCCTCCGATCTTTACGAACGCGGCATGTGAAGGCACGTCGACGTTGTTTGAAACAGATTACTTCGGCGAGAAGGCCTATCTATCTCAATCCGGGCAGCTCTACGGCGAATGCGGAGCGATGGCCCTTGGCAAGATATATACGTTCGGTCCGACGTTTCGCGCGGAAAAGTCGAAGACGCGCCGGCACCTCACGGAGTTTTGGATGATCGAGCCGGAAGTCGCGTATATGGATATGTGGGGCGCGGCGGAACTTGCCGAAGACATGTTGTGTTTTATCGTGCAAAGAGTGCTCGAAACGCGCATGGAAGAGCTAAAGGTCATTGAACGCGAGATTGCCGTACTCGAGAAGATTCAAAAACCGTTTCCGCGCCTTTCATACACGGACGCGATTGACGTGTTGAAAAAGGGTGGACACGATATTGAGTGGGGCGGAGACATCGGTGGAGACGAAGAGACCACAATCTCCAACGAGCATGACCGTCCGACCATTTTGTACCATTTCCCGGCCGATCTAAAGGCCTTTTATATGAAACGCGACGCGACGAATCCAAAGCTCGCGCTTGGGTTTGACGTATTGGCTCCAGAAGGCAAAGGAGAAATTGTCGGCGGCGGCCAGCGTGAAGATGACTACGATGAGCTTGTAAAGCGCATACATGAGCACGGTCTCAACGTCGAAGACTTTGAGTGGTTTCTTGATTTAAGAAAGTACGGAAGCGTGCCGCATGCGGGATTCGGACTCGGACTTGAACGCACGGTCGCGTGGGTTTGCGCGCTTCCGCATGTGCGCGAGACGATTCCGTTCCCGAGGATGATCTCGAGATTGAAGCCCTGA
- a CDS encoding NAD(P)-dependent glycerol-3-phosphate dehydrogenase, translating to MKIAVLGAGSWGTALAIHAGGIGHEVRLWARDSAHAKLLQESRRNTRYLPDGNLNDRIFVTSDLERAVANADILEFAVPLQATRQFVSQYAGVLPKALWIGTSKGIESATGKFEHEILKESSPNFSSERYAALSGPTLAAEIALGMPTSAVIASTNEETSRDLQLALSSEKLRLYRSRDVIGVEFAGAMKNVIALAAGMVDGMGFGANTKGTLITRGLAELSRLGAAVGGERKTFMGLSGMGDLATTCISARSRNRTVGEFIGRGESLEAALKKTGQVAEGVYTARAALELGLKRDVSVPITEGVCAVLEGKLTAPDAVRGLMERELKEED from the coding sequence ATGAAGATTGCTGTTTTAGGTGCAGGAAGCTGGGGAACGGCGCTGGCGATTCACGCGGGCGGCATCGGGCACGAGGTGCGGTTGTGGGCACGCGATTCGGCGCACGCGAAACTCTTGCAGGAGTCGCGGAGAAACACGCGCTATTTGCCGGACGGAAATCTGAACGACCGAATTTTTGTGACGTCGGATTTGGAACGCGCTGTGGCAAATGCCGATATTTTGGAGTTTGCTGTGCCGTTGCAGGCGACGCGACAATTTGTTTCGCAATATGCCGGCGTTCTTCCGAAAGCGCTGTGGATCGGGACGTCAAAGGGAATTGAGAGCGCGACAGGAAAATTCGAACATGAGATTCTGAAAGAATCTTCGCCGAATTTTTCGAGCGAAAGATATGCTGCGCTGTCGGGGCCGACTCTGGCTGCGGAGATTGCGTTAGGAATGCCGACGTCGGCTGTGATTGCGAGTACGAACGAGGAAACGAGCCGTGACTTGCAGCTTGCGCTGTCTTCGGAGAAGCTGCGGTTGTATCGCTCGCGTGACGTAATCGGAGTTGAGTTTGCCGGAGCGATGAAAAACGTCATAGCGCTGGCCGCCGGAATGGTGGATGGGATGGGATTTGGCGCGAATACGAAAGGGACATTGATTACGCGCGGATTAGCGGAGCTTTCGAGACTTGGAGCGGCCGTCGGGGGTGAGCGCAAAACGTTTATGGGTCTGTCGGGAATGGGAGATTTGGCGACGACGTGCATTTCGGCGCGCAGCCGTAATCGTACGGTGGGCGAATTTATCGGGCGAGGGGAATCGCTTGAAGCTGCTTTGAAGAAAACGGGGCAGGTCGCTGAAGGCGTGTATACAGCCCGAGCCGCTCTCGAATTGGGGCTAAAGCGCGATGTGAGCGTGCCGATAACGGAAGGCGTGTGTGCAGTTTTGGAAGGAAAGTTAACCGCTCCGGACGCTGTGCGGGGACTTATGGAACGAGAACTCAAAGAGGAAGACTAA
- the plsY gene encoding glycerol-3-phosphate 1-O-acyltransferase PlsY: MSVYLAALIGYLVGGIPTGIWLSKLIAGKDPRASGSGSSGATNVSRVLGKKWGIVVLLLDALKGFAPVFWLAPLIFSENLVEVKIVIACTAVMGHVFTPYAKFKGGKGVATAAGAMAAISASALGYSMIVWAIVFAVTRRISPASLTAAVSFPIFLLAGKQNQPAIVIASGVVIAGFLFYTHRQNIARLLSGTEPRFF; this comes from the coding sequence GTGAGTGTTTATCTTGCGGCATTGATCGGCTACCTTGTCGGGGGAATTCCGACGGGGATTTGGCTCTCGAAGTTGATTGCGGGCAAGGATCCGCGCGCGAGCGGATCAGGCAGCTCGGGAGCGACGAATGTGTCGCGCGTGTTGGGTAAGAAGTGGGGGATTGTTGTTCTCTTACTTGACGCTCTAAAAGGATTCGCGCCGGTGTTTTGGTTGGCTCCGCTGATCTTTTCCGAAAATTTGGTTGAAGTGAAGATTGTGATAGCGTGCACGGCGGTCATGGGGCATGTGTTTACGCCGTATGCGAAATTCAAAGGCGGAAAAGGCGTGGCGACGGCGGCAGGGGCGATGGCGGCAATCAGTGCGAGCGCTCTGGGATATTCGATGATTGTGTGGGCGATAGTGTTTGCGGTGACGCGACGAATTTCGCCTGCATCTCTGACTGCGGCTGTTTCGTTTCCGATTTTCCTTTTGGCGGGCAAACAGAATCAACCGGCAATTGTGATCGCGAGCGGAGTGGTGATTGCGGGATTTTTGTTTTATACGCATCGACAAAATATTGCGCGACTTCTGAGCGGCACGGAACCGAGGTTCTTCTGA
- a CDS encoding phosphoribosylformylglycinamidine cyclo-ligase, whose translation MSSNYATSGVNLDRASAAKKLISQAAKSTHTANVVRGIGLFGGFFALDEAPDGQVLVASTDGVGTKVLLAAQLGKISGLGEDLVQHSINDILVCGAKPIFFLDYLAFGKLVPEIAGTLAESLARGCKAHGVALIGGETAEMPGLYEEGHFDLAGTIVGTVRRDRIFDGSKVQKGDVLIGVSSSGPHTNGYSLIRKVLEPKIESGEIHSIKLSDKTPFVDAVLEPHRCYWNLMHGLLAHPGLHAMSHITGGGLVENTERVLREGLSLEVDWDAWELPELFRLIQEWGNVADEEMRRVFNCGIGLVLICGADYVSEIEAYFATLNEQVFEIGRVV comes from the coding sequence ATGTCTTCTAACTACGCCACATCTGGAGTAAATTTAGACCGCGCCTCGGCTGCGAAAAAGCTGATTTCACAGGCTGCGAAATCCACTCATACTGCCAATGTGGTGCGCGGAATCGGGCTGTTTGGCGGGTTTTTCGCGCTGGACGAGGCGCCGGACGGGCAGGTGCTGGTGGCCTCGACCGACGGGGTGGGGACGAAGGTGCTGCTCGCGGCGCAACTGGGGAAAATCTCCGGGCTGGGCGAGGACTTGGTGCAGCATTCGATCAACGATATCCTCGTGTGCGGGGCCAAGCCGATTTTTTTCCTCGATTATTTGGCGTTCGGGAAACTGGTGCCGGAGATTGCTGGGACGCTGGCCGAAAGTCTGGCGCGCGGATGCAAGGCGCATGGGGTGGCGCTGATCGGAGGCGAGACGGCGGAGATGCCCGGACTCTACGAAGAAGGCCATTTTGATTTGGCTGGAACGATTGTGGGGACGGTGCGGCGCGACCGGATTTTTGACGGATCGAAAGTGCAGAAGGGCGACGTGTTGATTGGAGTTTCGTCGAGTGGGCCGCATACGAATGGGTATTCGCTGATACGAAAAGTGCTCGAGCCGAAGATTGAATCGGGGGAAATTCACTCGATTAAGCTCTCGGACAAGACGCCGTTTGTTGATGCCGTGCTTGAGCCGCATCGTTGTTATTGGAATTTGATGCACGGATTGCTTGCGCATCCGGGACTGCATGCAATGTCGCACATTACGGGCGGCGGGCTCGTTGAGAATACGGAAAGAGTTTTGCGCGAGGGGCTGTCGCTTGAAGTGGATTGGGATGCTTGGGAATTGCCTGAGTTGTTCCGGTTGATTCAGGAATGGGGGAATGTTGCGGATGAAGAGATGCGGCGCGTGTTCAATTGCGGCATCGGGTTAGTGTTAATTTGCGGCGCGGACTATGTTTCTGAGATTGAAGCGTACTTTGCGACGCTCAATGAGCAGGTGTTCGAAATCGGGCGCGTCGTGTGA